In Ascaphus truei isolate aAscTru1 chromosome 21, aAscTru1.hap1, whole genome shotgun sequence, one DNA window encodes the following:
- the STPG3 gene encoding protein STPG3 isoform X2, with protein MYKGSPGDMFPYIRPQKLVTWNEAMSSRPPLCVDLDGPGPTSYSPSNMGLKETPCYTFGRKTPPREGGGRTAWQTSWFQSSTPFLKKTHFETMWPSPCSYAPPSTLGPNQFSRAQHPSFTIGRRGNQQLLVSNDALNNPSPDTYNRAEAHERVLQTHPAYSLRYRTNGTVLWTNKDQTPGPGAYELEKSYSAVTPHSPSYYIQGQRGNKT; from the exons ATGTATAAAGGATCGCCAGGAGATATGTTTCCGTACATCAGACCCCAGAAGCTCGTCA CATGGAATGAAGCCATGAGTAGCAGGCCTCCTCTGTGTGTGGACCTGGACGGCCCTGGTCCCACATCTTACTCCCCATCAAACATGGGCTTGAAGGAGACCCCGTGCTATACATTTGGAAGGAAGACCCCTCCCAGAG AAGGTGGAGGGAGGACCGCCTGGCAGACATCTTGGTTCCAGAGCAGCACACCTTTTTTAAAGAAGACTCATTTTGAGACTATG TGGCCTTCTCCATGCTCCTATGCTCCGCCCTCCACTTTAGGGCCAAACCAGTTTTCCAGGGCCCAGCATCCAAGTTTTACCATTGGCAGGAGAGGCAACCAACAGCTCTTGGTTAGCAACG ATGCTCTAAATAATCCTTCGCCCGACACGTATAACCGCGCAGAAGCTCACGAAAGGGTGTTACAGACCCACCCTGCGTATTCCCTGCGCTACAGAACAAACGGGACTGTCCTATGGACCAACAAAG ACCAAACCCCAGGACCAGGTGCATATGAACTGGAGAAGAGTTACTCAGCAGTTACTCCTCACTCCCCATCGTACTATATCCAAGGGCAGCGTGGCAACAAGACATGA
- the RPL12 gene encoding large ribosomal subunit protein uL11, with amino-acid sequence MPPKFDPTEIKVVFLRCTGGEVGATSALAPKIGPLGLSPKKVGDDIAKATGDWKGLRITIKLTIQNRQAQIEVVPSASALIIKALKEPPRDRKKQKNIKHNGNISMEEITAIARQMRHRSLARELSGTIKEILGTAQSVGCNVDGRHPHDIIDDINSGAVECPAN; translated from the exons ATGCCTCCTAAATTCGATCCCACTGAAATTAAAGTCG TCTTCCTGAGATGCACTGGTGGTGAAGTAGGAGCCACTTCTGCCCTGGCCCCAAAAATTGGACCTTTGGGTTTG TCTCCCAAAAAAGTTGGTGATGACATTGCGAAGGCAACTGGTGACTGGAAGGGGCTCAGGATCACGATCAAGCTGACAATCCAGAACAGACAGGCTCAG ATTGAGGTCGTCCCATCTGCCTCGGCTCTGATCATTAAGGCACTGAAAGAACCTCCTCGTGACAGGAAGAAGCAGAAGAACA TTAAACACAATGGCAACATCAGCATGGAGGAGATAACTGCAATCGCTCGTCAGATGAGGCACAGGTCCCTGGCCAGAGAGCTCTCTG GAACCATTAAGGAGATTCTGGGCACCGCTCAGTCAGTTGGCTGCAATGTGGACGGCAGACACCCACATGATATCATTGACGATATAAACAGTGGTGCAGTGGAGTGCCCAGCT aacTAA